The Candidatus Limnocylindrales bacterium nucleotide sequence GAAGTCGCGGTCGCGCGTAAACACCCAGCGATCCCAGTCGCGGCCACGGTGGCGATCGTCCCAGTCGTGATCGTGATGCCAGTTGTCCCAGCGGTACTCGGGATGGATGTCGAAATAGACGGGCCACAGCGGAGCCCATCCGATGTAACCGGATTCGACCCGCCAGCTTACCCACGCCGGAGCCCACGTGTGTCCGGGCACCCAGCTCCATCCGTAGTACGGATCGAAGTACCAGCGGCCGTAGTGATACGTGGCCCAGCCCCACGGTTCGTCGGACACCCACGTCCATCCGAATTCGTCGGACCATAGCCACTGACCTTCGGTGTACGGGCGCCAGCCAGGACCAACCCGGGCCGGATGCCAGACCCAGCCGAAGTCCGCCTGGAAGAACCATTGTCCGTGCGGCGCGAGGTTCGAGTAGAAGATGCCCACGTCGACGTCCTGCGCGTTGGCCGCCTGTGGCGCCACGCTGTCGACGAGGAGCGCACCGCCGGTGCTGCAGACGAGGAAGGCGGCAAGCGCAAGGCTGCCGGGAATCTGGAGCTTGTGAAATTTCATACGAACCTCTTCCTTCCGATCGATATATTCGCGTTCACTGTTCGGTATCCGCGATCGCTGTCCGGTTTTCGCGTCCAGGTTGCCTGCTCGCTGCGTGCGCAGCTCAGGTCTGCTTGCGATCGAACATCAGCATCAGCACGCCGCCGCCGACCGCGACCGCGGCCAGCCATTGCGGGATGCGGACCGTCTTGTTGTCCTTGATCGAAAGCTCGATCGGGCCGATCTTCGCGTCGTGGCTTTCTTCTGTGTACGTGAACTGGCCGTAGGCGAGGCCGCCTGCACCGGCAAGTATGAGCAGGATTGCCAGAATCTTGATGGGACTCACGATATGATCTCCTGCACTTCTGGCCTTCGCTTCATCTCGACGCGTTCGCATCAACGCGTTCGTGCGCGGCCCCGAACGGACCTCCGCACGTCCGTTCTATGTACGAAAGTTAGCGGCGAAAAGAGCGGACTGCTACGCGCGTAGTTCCACGCAGGTCGTGTTTTGCGATCAAAGAGGATCGACGGCGGATGGTTTTGCCCAGTTGCGCCAATCGGCGGCCTTGCACATCACTCGCTGTAACCATCGGCGGAAGGGCCGGCACCGCTTGCGGCGACGGGGACCATCTTCATGCGAATGTTCGGCCCGAAGCTGTTCGCCTCCATCGCATGGTCGGCGACCCGGCCGTGGAACGGCATCTCCTTGTCCAGGCGGGCAGCTGCGACCAGGAACGTCAGCGCCAGAAGGCCGAACAGCCATCCGATCTCGGCCGACATCCCGGCGTATCCGAGCGCGCCGTAGGCGAATGCGATCAACGTCAGCACGAACATGACCATGGCGACAAAAGCCATTGAAGTTCCCCTTCGCGAACGAGTACGGGCGCGGCGCCGGCCGTCATGCGGGCTGCGGCGATTCTGTACCCGTCGGAAGGGAGTTTAGGGATCGAAGGGCTGCGCGGATAGACGGGAGTTGCACGCGCGCAGATCTACGCGTGTGCGTCAGTCGGTGTTTTTCTCGATCGCGACGATCGGTGCGTCGGTGAAGAGATAACGGCGCAGCATGCCGTCGAAGTGGGCGTCGTGGCGCCGGATCCATTCGAGCAGCATCGTCGCGTGCTCGATCTCTTCGTGTTTGTTGTGGAGAAGCACTTCCTTGAGCTGCGGGTCCGAGCACGCGTCGGCACGCTGCTGGTACCAGTCGATCGCTTCCCATTCCTCCATGAGGCTGACGATCGCGCGGTGCATGTTGCGCGTGTCTTCGGAAAGAACCTCTACGGCTTCGTGGAAGCCCGTATTCGCCATGGGGAGAGTGCTCGCGATGCCGGCTACAGACGGCCAGTCAGCAGGAGCACGACCACGACGATGAGCGCGACACCGCCAAAGCCGGACGGGCCGTAGCCGAGGTTATGATAGCCCCAGTTCGGCAGTCCACCGATCACGAGAAGAAGAAGAATGATGAGCAGGAGATTGGACATGTTGTGTTCTCTCTTTGCGTGCAGACTCTGCCGCGCGCGCTTCATCTTCTTTTTACCGATCTTCGATGCGATCCGGTAGATCGTAGTACTACTCACGTAGTTCTACGTACGTCATTCACGCACGAAAAAAGGCGTGAGAGATTGCATCGACAACGCCCGCCGCAGCCATTACAACAGCGGACGGCATGAGTGCATCACGGCATTCAGGGAAACGTCGGATCTGAAGAATCTTCGTCTACTACTGGAACGCACACTCCGACGTACCGCCGCGGACGCCGCGGATCCCGAAGACCTGATTCGAAGCGAGCTCTTCAGCATCGAGCGGCTCGAGCAGCACGCCGAAACTCTTGCCGCCGCCCAGCACGTGACGACGCGCCCCACCGGCGAACGCCGGCTCGCACCGCGGCTGCGCGACAACGGACGTGTGCTGCTGGCAGCCTACCGCACGATCGGCGAGACCATTCGCGAGGAACGTGCGATCACGCCGGCCGCAGAATGGCTGGTCGACAACTTCCACGTCGTCGAAGAACAGATCCGCGAAATTCGCGACGACATGCCGGCAGGTTTCTACAGGGAGCTGCCGAAACTCTCGGACGGGCCGCTCGCGGGGTATCCGCGCGTATTCGGCCTCGCGTGGGGATTCGTCGCGCACACCGACAGTCTTTTCGATCCGGAGACGCTGCGCCGCTTCGTCGGTGCGTACCAGCGCGTCCAGCCGCTGACGATCGGCGAGCTGTGGGCAGTGGCCATCACCCTGCGCGTCGTGCTCGTGGAAAATCTTCGCCGCGCGGCCGACCGCATCGTCACGAGTCGAATTTCCCGCCAGGACGCCGACGCCGCTGCCAATCGTCTTCTCGGAGTGGGCTGCACCGCAGAATCCGCAACCAACGTTCTGCGTCGCTTCGAGCATGTCCGCCTGCGCGCCGCGTTTGCCGTGCAGCTCGTCCAGCGGCTGCGCGATCAGGATCCGGATGTCACGCCGGCGCTGCGCTGGCTCGACGAAAAGCTTGCGGCCCAGGGGACGACCGCCGACGAAATCGTTCGCGAGGAGCACCAGCTTCAGGGTGCGATGAACGTGACGGTGCGCAACATCATCACCAGCATGCACCTGATGTCGGATGTCGACTGGGCCGATCTGTTCGAGGCCATCAGCCTGGTCGATGCCGAGTTGCGCGCGGGAAGCGACTTTGCCGCCATGGATTTCGCGACGCGTGATCGATACCGCCACGAGATCGAATCGCTCGCGCGCGGATCCCGCCACTCGGAGCTCGATGTCGCGCGCCGCGCGATGAGCGCGGCTAATGCGGTGTCGCATCTCGACGTCGCCGACGCTGTCGAACGCGGCCGTCATCAGGATTCCGGTTATCATCTGATTGGCGGCGGCCGCACGGTCTTCGAACGCACGCTCGCATTCCGGGTGCCGCCGCACGAGTGGCTGCCTCGCGCGTACCGCGCCGCCGGCATCGCCGGCTATCTCGGCACGGCGGCGATTCTGACCGCCACTCTTCTTCTGCCCGCAGTGCTCGGCGTCGCGTCCTACGGCGTCGACCGATGGATGCTCGCGCTGCTTGCGGTGCTTGGCCTCGTGCCGGCGACCGATGCTGCATTCGCGCTGCTCAACCGCCACGTCGCGGCGCGTTTCGGCGCGTCGAGGCTGCCCGCTCTCGAGCTCGAGGACGGCATACCGCCGGAGCTGCGCACCATGGTGGTCGTTCCGACGCTGCTGACGACACCGGCGGAGATCGGCGAGCAGATCGAACGGCTCGAGGTCCGCCATCTTGCCAGCGGTGAGGAAGATCTGCGTTTCGCGTTGCTGTCCGACTGGACGGACGCCGCGCACGAGAGCGAGCCGGGCGACGAAATACTCGTCGCCTCCGCCGCTGCGGCCATCGATGTTCTCAACCAGCGCTATCCGCCTGCAGCGGACGGCAAGCGGTTCCTGCTCCTGCACCGCCGCAGGGTCTGGAATGCGGGCGAAGGCGTGTGGATGGGCTGGGAGCGCAAGCGCGGCAAGCTGCACGAGCTCAACCGGCTGCTTCGCGGCGCGCTCGACACCACGTTCGTCGCGATCGGCGGCATCGCGCCGTCTGTGCCCGGCGGCGTGCGCTACGTGATCACGCTCGACGCCGACACGCGCCTTCCACGCGAAGCGGCGCGGCGACTGGTCGGCAAGATGGCCCATCCGCTCAACCGTCCGCGCCTCGATCTGCGCAGCGGACGCGTGGTGGACGGCTATGCGGTGCTGCAGCCGCGCGTGATCCCGTCGTTTCCGATCGGCGGCGAAGGATCGATCTTCCAGCGCGTGTTCTCCGGTCCGGGCGGGATCGATCCGTACGCGTCGGCTGTCTCCGACGTGTATCAGGACCTTTTCGGCGAAGGCTCGTTTACCGGCAAGGGAATCTACGACGTCGACGTCTTCGAGGCCGCACTCGAAGGCCGCATCCCCGAAAACGCCGTGCTCAGCCACGATCTTCTCGAGGGCGTGTTCGCCAGGGCGGGCCTGGTTTCCGACATCGAAGTCGTCGAAGAGTTTCCGTCGCGCTACGACGTAGCCGCTGCCAGGCAGCATCGCTGGGCACGCGGGGACTGGCAGCTTCTGCCGTGGATCATTGGGAAGGGGCGCGCGGCGACGCGCGACGGGAAGGCGCGCGCGGCGACGCGCGACGGGCACGGTAGCGCGGCAACGCGCGACGGCGATTCCGCGCGTGCGGCGATTCCGGTGATCGGACGCTGGAAGATGCTCGACAACCTGCGCCGTACGCTGTCCGCGCCGGCCGCGTTCCTCGCGCTCGCCGCCGGCTGGATGATGCCGCGTCACGCGGCAACGCTGTGGACGGGATGCGTGCTTGCGCTACTCGCGGTTCCCGCGGTCCTGCCGTTACTCGCCGGCATCGTTCCGAGGCGGGCCGGCATCTCCAAGCGAAGTCATCTGCGCTCGATCGCTGCCGATCTCGAGCTCGCGCTGCTGCAGACGGCATTCCTGGTCA carries:
- a CDS encoding encapsulin-associated ferritin-like protein, encoding MANTGFHEAVEVLSEDTRNMHRAIVSLMEEWEAIDWYQQRADACSDPQLKEVLLHNKHEEIEHATMLLEWIRRHDAHFDGMLRRYLFTDAPIVAIEKNTD
- a CDS encoding DUF3309 family protein; protein product: MSNLLLIILLLLVIGGLPNWGYHNLGYGPSGFGGVALIVVVVLLLTGRL